In the genome of Campylobacter avium LMG 24591, the window TATAAAAATTTATTTTATACTGTGTTTTTTAATGAAAAATTTATTATAATCTAAACTAAAAGGCTAAATAATGTTAAAAGTTGATTTAAATAGCGATTTAGGTGAAGCTTTTTCTATTTATAAAATGGGGCTTGATGAGGAAATTTTAAAATACATAAGCTCTGCTAATATAGCTTGCGGCTTTCACGCTGGCGATCCTATGGTTATGGATAAAACAATATCTTTAGCTAAGACAAATAATGTCAAAATAGGTGCTCACCCTTCATTTCCAGACCTTTTGGGATTTGGACGCCGGGAGATGAAGATTAGTTTTGATGAAGCAAAAAACTACACGCTTTATCAATTAGGTGCTTTATCAGCCTTTGCAAAGGCACATAATACAAAAATTTCTCACTTAAAAGCACACGGAGCTTTTTATAATATGGCTTGTAAAGATGAAATGCTTTCTCTTGCTTTATGCGAAGCGATAGCTTCATTTGATGAAAATATCATTTTGCTTGGACTTAGCTCTTCTTTAATGTGTGAGAGTGCAAGAAAAAAAGGACTAAGATATGCAAATGAAGTCTTTGCAGATAGGGCTTAC includes:
- a CDS encoding LamB/YcsF family protein, encoding MLKVDLNSDLGEAFSIYKMGLDEEILKYISSANIACGFHAGDPMVMDKTISLAKTNNVKIGAHPSFPDLLGFGRREMKISFDEAKNYTLYQLGALSAFAKAHNTKISHLKAHGAFYNMACKDEMLSLALCEAIASFDENIILLGLSSSLMCESARKKGLRYANEVFADRAYNEDGTLVSRSIKGSVIDDEQEAIKRVINMVKNGKVSTINGKEIDIKADSICVHGDNAKALDFVKNISLELKNAGIKISSLEELV